A genomic region of Vibrio sp. 10N contains the following coding sequences:
- the norR gene encoding nitric oxide reductase transcriptional regulator NorR — protein sequence MQDISTSSLIDLTVGLASSSNDQERFDSLLNTIRKTIHCDCVALLSLQGDTLVPLAMQGLARETLGRRFVINEHPRFEQICAANSPVIFDADSELPDPFDGLLIDHHGDLPMHSCMGLPLIFGEKMLGALTLDSLEPNVFQSIPTRNLEVLSAIAASTLKMALTFSQLEYQAKQSQRLLEELNEEAWERDGGEMIGNSEPMRALKSDIEIVAPSDFNILIHGETGVGKELVARTLHYQSTRRQQPLVYVNCAAIPENLIESELFGHVKGAFTGADKNRLGKFALADGGTLFLDEIGELPLAAQSKLLRALQNNEIQPVGKDQIQKINVRVLAATNRDLKHEVDKGRFRADLYHRLSVYPISVPPLKDRLGDVELLTGFFLEQARRKLGIHQIKLNPNVVTHLNRYSWPGNVRELEHVINRAALKAKARTMGTKVVIVTIDDCGQFDDEITQSNQSKASAALELPQESTGIREATEEYQRALISNALITADYNWAQAARALKTDRANLIRLSKRLGLSVTKRHSLSRD from the coding sequence ATGCAAGATATCTCTACATCCAGTTTAATCGACCTGACTGTTGGCCTTGCCAGCAGCAGCAACGACCAAGAGCGTTTCGACTCACTGCTCAATACCATCAGAAAAACCATCCACTGCGATTGTGTCGCTCTGCTCTCTTTACAAGGCGATACACTCGTCCCACTGGCGATGCAGGGATTAGCTAGAGAGACATTAGGCAGACGCTTCGTCATTAACGAGCACCCTCGCTTTGAGCAGATTTGCGCCGCAAACAGTCCCGTAATTTTTGATGCCGACAGTGAACTGCCTGATCCGTTTGACGGTTTGCTCATCGACCATCACGGTGATCTTCCTATGCACTCATGCATGGGGCTGCCTCTGATTTTTGGTGAGAAAATGTTGGGAGCATTAACGCTGGACAGCTTAGAACCCAACGTCTTTCAAAGTATTCCCACACGCAATCTCGAAGTCTTATCAGCCATTGCCGCATCTACATTAAAAATGGCGCTCACGTTTTCTCAATTGGAATACCAAGCGAAGCAATCCCAGCGACTGCTCGAAGAACTCAACGAGGAAGCATGGGAGCGTGACGGCGGTGAAATGATTGGTAACAGTGAACCAATGCGCGCACTCAAGTCGGACATTGAAATCGTCGCCCCTTCCGACTTCAACATTCTTATTCATGGTGAAACCGGGGTTGGTAAAGAGCTGGTAGCACGAACCTTACATTATCAATCAACGCGCAGACAGCAACCTTTGGTTTATGTGAACTGTGCAGCGATCCCAGAAAACCTGATCGAAAGCGAACTATTCGGTCACGTCAAAGGCGCATTTACTGGCGCTGATAAAAATCGCTTAGGTAAATTTGCTCTGGCGGATGGCGGCACTCTGTTTTTGGATGAGATTGGTGAACTGCCACTTGCAGCTCAGAGTAAACTATTACGAGCTCTGCAAAACAATGAAATTCAGCCTGTGGGCAAAGACCAAATTCAGAAGATCAATGTCCGAGTATTGGCCGCGACCAATCGCGATCTTAAACACGAAGTCGACAAAGGTAGATTTCGCGCCGACCTTTATCACCGATTAAGCGTCTACCCTATTTCCGTCCCTCCACTTAAAGATCGCCTAGGTGATGTGGAGTTGCTGACAGGCTTTTTCTTAGAGCAAGCGCGCAGAAAATTAGGGATCCACCAAATCAAACTAAACCCCAATGTGGTGACCCACCTAAACCGTTATTCATGGCCAGGTAACGTCCGTGAGCTAGAACATGTCATCAACCGAGCCGCGTTAAAAGCCAAGGCGCGCACGATGGGAACCAAAGTCGTCATCGTAACCATCGATGATTGCGGGCAATTTGATGATGAAATAACACAATCTAATCAATCGAAAGCGTCAGCAGCATTGGAGCTTCCTCAAGAGAGCACCGGGATACGTGAAGCCACGGAAGAATATCAACGTGCTCTGATTTCCAATGCGCTCATAACCGCAGATTACAACTGGGCACAAGCGGCACGAGCACTCAAAACCGACCGAGCGAATCTCATCCGATTATCCAAGCGCTTAGGCCTCAGCGTAACAAAACGTCACAGCCTGTCGCGAGACTAA
- a CDS encoding outer membrane protein transport protein gives MDKRYATLSLASLLVMPSAPAWAAGFQLAEHSAAGLGRANAGEAAIADSAAVLAHNSAAITRFSEAQISVGSAYIAPQVRVTGNGPSESFNQQLTNNDVVDDVIVPSAYFSMPINESWHWGIGLFTDFGLMTEYPKDYLAGPIAGKTSLKTMNINPNVAYKVNDSVSVSVGASAVYADAELERTLGILADALNSGYGTSYNRTDIATSLKGDGWGYGFNLGLLWELNEHHRFGLSYRSKVDITLKGDYTTDVPVPNGIITQPGQTVGGELELNLPSIAEFSGYHQVTDPLALHYSVVMTGWSTFEEIRGTVNGVTVMQKDEKFEDSFKYALGLTYGVSSAVTLRTGIAFDQTPNVNHPSISLPDSDRMNYSVGASYAFSDSTWLDFGFSFIDAKETTFSEELEPESLPGTTLDFKSEGDAYLYALQFNHRF, from the coding sequence ATGGATAAAAGGTATGCGACGCTCTCCCTTGCCAGTTTACTGGTGATGCCTAGTGCACCCGCATGGGCGGCGGGATTTCAACTTGCAGAGCACTCTGCCGCCGGCCTTGGCCGTGCCAATGCTGGTGAAGCGGCGATTGCCGATTCTGCGGCGGTATTAGCTCACAACAGTGCTGCGATTACTCGATTTAGCGAAGCGCAAATATCAGTGGGCTCAGCGTATATTGCCCCGCAAGTTCGTGTAACCGGTAATGGCCCTTCGGAGAGCTTTAATCAACAATTAACAAATAATGACGTCGTGGATGATGTTATTGTGCCATCGGCCTATTTTTCCATGCCTATTAACGAAAGTTGGCACTGGGGAATTGGTCTATTTACCGACTTTGGTCTAATGACGGAATATCCAAAAGATTATTTGGCAGGTCCTATTGCCGGTAAAACTAGCTTAAAAACGATGAATATTAACCCTAATGTCGCTTATAAGGTGAATGACAGCGTCAGTGTATCTGTGGGGGCAAGTGCCGTCTATGCGGATGCCGAATTAGAGCGAACCTTGGGTATTTTAGCGGATGCTCTTAATAGCGGGTACGGCACGAGTTATAACCGTACTGATATAGCCACATCTTTAAAAGGGGATGGTTGGGGATATGGCTTTAACCTAGGTTTATTGTGGGAGCTTAATGAACACCATCGCTTTGGATTAAGCTATCGCTCAAAAGTGGATATTACCCTCAAAGGCGATTACACCACGGATGTCCCCGTCCCCAATGGGATTATCACTCAACCGGGTCAAACGGTCGGTGGAGAACTCGAACTTAACTTACCGAGTATTGCAGAGTTTTCGGGCTATCACCAAGTGACCGATCCGCTAGCGCTTCATTACAGCGTTGTGATGACGGGTTGGAGTACATTTGAAGAAATACGCGGTACGGTCAATGGTGTCACCGTGATGCAGAAAGACGAAAAGTTTGAAGACTCGTTTAAGTACGCACTCGGGCTTACCTACGGTGTGTCATCGGCGGTGACGCTGCGCACTGGCATCGCGTTTGACCAAACTCCTAATGTCAATCATCCAAGTATCAGCTTACCAGACTCCGATCGCATGAACTACAGCGTGGGCGCGAGCTACGCCTTTAGTGATTCGACTTGGCTGGACTTCGGCTTTAGCTTTATCGATGCTAAAGAGACCACCTTTAGCGAAGAACTAGAACCAGAGAGCTTGCCGGGAACCACGCTGGACTTTAAATCAGAAGGCGATGCGTATTTGTATGCATTGCAGTTTAACCATCGCTTCTAA
- a CDS encoding urea carboxylase-associated family protein: MTQITKNAGMLMGTPVEAQYLDMSAKRDQLVSVGKGYIERHSGKAFKVNKGQVFRIIQTDGPQIGDVWVFNQHDTKEHFMGHTTFLYEGAYLKQYSQLWSCMPHVRSLATLLVEHSGNPKLPENFNNHVALGGHCTAAQWELLSGVKNHNSCHANGIQAVSEFGMGEQDIIHDNFMVFQPSFIQPDGSGDSVPSQSKPGDYVEFVADMDILVAVSACPVGDYSVPMSEPEKINAKGLGYEILEWQLR; the protein is encoded by the coding sequence ATGACGCAAATAACGAAGAACGCAGGCATGCTAATGGGAACGCCAGTTGAAGCTCAGTATCTAGACATGAGCGCTAAACGAGATCAACTGGTCAGTGTCGGTAAAGGCTATATCGAGCGCCACAGTGGAAAAGCATTTAAAGTTAACAAGGGGCAGGTGTTCCGTATTATTCAAACCGATGGGCCGCAGATTGGCGACGTGTGGGTATTTAATCAGCATGATACAAAAGAGCACTTCATGGGGCACACCACCTTCTTATATGAAGGTGCTTACCTAAAGCAATACAGCCAGCTTTGGTCTTGCATGCCGCATGTGCGCTCACTGGCAACACTTTTAGTGGAGCACTCTGGCAATCCAAAGTTACCGGAAAACTTTAATAATCACGTTGCATTAGGTGGCCACTGTACGGCTGCACAATGGGAGCTATTGAGCGGTGTTAAGAATCACAATAGTTGCCACGCAAACGGGATTCAGGCGGTATCAGAGTTTGGGATGGGCGAGCAAGACATTATTCACGATAATTTCATGGTGTTTCAGCCAAGCTTTATCCAGCCTGATGGCAGTGGTGATAGTGTTCCCAGTCAGAGTAAGCCGGGGGACTACGTTGAGTTTGTCGCCGACATGGACATTTTGGTGGCGGTGTCCGCCTGCCCAGTTGGTGACTATTCGGTGCCAATGAGCGAACCAGAAAAGATCAATGCCAAAGGGTTGGGTTACGAAATCCTAGAGTGGCAACTTCGGTAA
- a CDS encoding glutaredoxin family protein yields MKLIRIILGKIILLLNFVFSPRGVKRSTEAQQQADAKASAMQLYQFEACPFCVKVRREMKRQSIQVELKDAKNDPVARDELLNGGGRVKVPCLKIVENGNETWMYESSDIVSYLQKEFA; encoded by the coding sequence ATGAAGCTCATCCGCATTATTTTAGGTAAAATTATTCTATTGCTGAACTTTGTGTTTTCTCCTCGCGGCGTTAAGCGCAGCACCGAGGCACAGCAGCAAGCCGATGCGAAAGCATCCGCTATGCAACTTTATCAGTTTGAAGCGTGCCCATTTTGTGTCAAAGTGCGCCGTGAAATGAAGCGCCAATCTATTCAAGTAGAACTGAAGGATGCCAAAAACGATCCAGTCGCCCGCGACGAGCTTCTCAACGGTGGTGGACGAGTCAAAGTGCCATGCTTGAAAATTGTCGAGAACGGCAACGAGACTTGGATGTATGAGTCCTCTGATATCGTGAGTTACCTGCAAAAAGAGTTTGCCTAG
- a CDS encoding cold-shock protein: protein MSNTVTGTVKWFNETKGFGFIQQENGPDVFAHFSNIKADGFRTLAEGQKVEFRVTQGQKGPQAEEITPV from the coding sequence ATGTCTAACACAGTAACTGGTACAGTTAAGTGGTTCAACGAAACTAAAGGCTTTGGCTTCATTCAACAAGAAAATGGTCCAGACGTTTTCGCTCATTTCAGCAACATTAAAGCAGACGGTTTCCGTACGCTAGCTGAAGGCCAAAAAGTGGAGTTCCGCGTAACTCAAGGCCAAAAAGGCCCACAAGCGGAAGAAATCACTCCTGTTTAA
- a CDS encoding parallel beta-helix domain-containing protein: MTLTFLRPLSIAAMVAVILTGCNGEDYDEPQSTAAYALSEYGSPVHCADGMEWASASEVTAIENLVELAESNSTVTLPAGCFKMNNQLTLDSKSNVVFKGAGIDKTFLDFSNVDGKDGIAVSGGSNIVISDLQVSEASKNGIKADSVEGLIIRDVATVWLEVPRERDEDGSLRGTYGIYPVKSQNVLIEDTWSYGSADAGVYVGQTIGAVVRNNVAEKNIAGIEIENSSGVDVYGNLAVGNTGGVLLFDLPGATTIGRLVDDVRVFNNTIRDNNLVNYVDTTCDKGVGGCGVVGIVPPGTGVVILSGRNGEFFNNTIDNHDSMAVAMTSYLLVNDNPDAYVPSFTGPSSSEGAAILQGWNPVPTGMYFHNNTITNVGMNPNGALIDDMVLAYSLKHQAFPAVFYDGAGESLVRSQMFAELRDALNYTFQTDRWNYLTNFTDADANCVIDNTGASVGVLVDHLDPTAIGRYSEDPANADFLYQNPHTSLLRAGCDVKQALAVNTVTIDGVEYGWGITDETPDDGDSGSGNNGIVGNEMCRANTAGDINWAALTRESASFSENCTNLSDYHLFADASDPTKNLNLATSGKGTLYEMNVELFTDYARKYRYVLMPEDVSASYRSQEVFDFPVGTVLIKTFTLPTSTDNAIGEDEELIETRLLIRRDSGWVALPYVWNEDKTDATLTAVSVPFDRTIEHDGETLAFKYEVPSRNECTLCHKVTEDVTDPVGSTQAAGFSPIGPKARNMNSVRSVSSGNPINQLLHWENLGLVSLPDTPSNLPKVPEFDTEAGATNLTPAELEDYAKAYLDINCAHCHRTEGKAASNPFKLEYWREGVGQMGLCARGITFHKGPSPYVVMPGDADNSVLHYRINIDNGNMMPELGRHVVHKEGVALVADWINSIDPTGWDCVE; the protein is encoded by the coding sequence ATGACTTTGACGTTTTTAAGACCGCTGTCGATAGCGGCGATGGTTGCCGTCATCCTCACAGGATGTAACGGCGAAGACTATGATGAACCACAATCGACAGCTGCTTATGCGCTCTCGGAATATGGTTCACCAGTACATTGTGCTGATGGTATGGAGTGGGCGAGTGCAAGTGAAGTGACCGCTATTGAAAACTTGGTGGAACTGGCGGAGAGCAATAGCACGGTTACGCTGCCAGCGGGCTGTTTTAAAATGAACAATCAGCTCACTTTAGATTCAAAAAGCAATGTGGTTTTCAAAGGGGCAGGGATAGACAAAACCTTCTTAGACTTCTCTAACGTAGATGGCAAAGATGGTATAGCCGTGAGTGGCGGTAGCAATATCGTTATTTCTGATTTGCAAGTCTCAGAAGCTTCGAAAAACGGCATCAAAGCCGACTCGGTGGAAGGGCTGATTATTCGCGATGTGGCTACAGTGTGGCTTGAAGTGCCTCGCGAACGTGATGAAGATGGCTCTCTGCGCGGCACCTACGGTATTTATCCGGTGAAGTCGCAAAATGTCTTGATAGAGGACACTTGGAGTTACGGCAGTGCGGATGCTGGTGTTTATGTAGGGCAAACTATCGGGGCTGTTGTACGTAACAATGTGGCCGAGAAAAATATTGCCGGTATCGAAATTGAAAACAGCTCAGGTGTGGACGTTTATGGCAACCTTGCCGTGGGTAACACGGGGGGCGTCTTGTTGTTTGACTTACCTGGTGCAACAACGATTGGCCGTTTAGTCGATGACGTAAGGGTATTCAATAATACTATTCGTGATAACAACTTAGTTAACTACGTCGACACGACATGTGATAAAGGCGTCGGTGGCTGTGGCGTCGTTGGTATCGTACCACCAGGGACAGGCGTGGTGATCTTGTCTGGCCGCAATGGCGAATTCTTTAACAACACTATCGACAATCACGACTCGATGGCGGTAGCGATGACCAGTTACTTACTGGTTAATGATAACCCAGATGCCTATGTGCCTAGCTTTACGGGGCCAAGTAGCTCAGAAGGGGCGGCTATTTTGCAAGGCTGGAACCCTGTGCCAACGGGTATGTACTTTCACAATAATACCATCACTAACGTCGGTATGAATCCAAATGGCGCACTCATTGATGATATGGTGCTCGCGTATTCACTCAAGCATCAAGCGTTTCCTGCGGTATTTTATGATGGTGCAGGGGAATCGTTAGTTCGTTCGCAAATGTTCGCAGAGCTAAGAGATGCGCTTAATTATACATTTCAGACTGATCGCTGGAATTATCTAACTAATTTCACCGATGCAGATGCAAACTGCGTGATCGATAATACGGGAGCCAGTGTTGGTGTATTGGTTGATCATTTAGACCCAACGGCAATCGGTCGTTACTCAGAAGATCCTGCCAATGCGGACTTCTTATACCAGAACCCTCATACGTCATTACTTCGCGCAGGGTGTGATGTGAAACAAGCGTTAGCCGTTAACACAGTCACGATTGATGGTGTGGAATATGGTTGGGGCATTACCGATGAAACACCGGATGACGGAGACTCTGGGTCTGGCAATAATGGTATTGTCGGGAATGAGATGTGCCGTGCCAATACTGCTGGCGACATTAACTGGGCCGCACTCACTCGAGAGTCAGCGAGTTTTTCTGAAAACTGTACCAATCTGTCTGATTATCACTTATTTGCCGATGCCAGCGACCCGACTAAAAATCTCAACCTAGCCACATCGGGTAAAGGGACGTTGTATGAAATGAACGTGGAGCTGTTCACTGATTACGCTCGTAAGTATCGTTATGTGTTGATGCCAGAAGATGTATCAGCGAGCTATCGTTCTCAAGAGGTGTTTGATTTCCCTGTCGGTACCGTACTTATCAAAACGTTCACTTTACCAACGAGTACGGATAATGCCATCGGTGAAGATGAAGAGTTGATTGAGACTCGTCTGTTGATCCGCCGAGATTCGGGCTGGGTTGCTCTACCGTATGTCTGGAATGAAGATAAAACGGATGCCACCTTGACTGCTGTGTCTGTGCCGTTTGATCGCACAATTGAACACGACGGTGAGACACTGGCATTTAAATACGAAGTGCCAAGTCGTAACGAATGTACGCTGTGTCATAAAGTAACCGAAGATGTCACCGATCCTGTGGGCAGTACGCAAGCCGCTGGCTTCTCACCCATTGGACCAAAAGCTCGCAACATGAACAGTGTTCGTTCAGTCTCTTCTGGTAACCCAATCAACCAGTTGTTGCATTGGGAAAATTTAGGTTTGGTAAGCCTTCCGGATACGCCTAGTAATTTGCCGAAAGTGCCGGAGTTTGACACTGAAGCAGGGGCGACAAACTTAACGCCAGCCGAGCTTGAAGACTATGCCAAAGCCTACTTAGATATTAACTGTGCGCATTGCCATCGAACCGAGGGTAAAGCAGCCAGTAACCCATTTAAGTTGGAATATTGGCGCGAAGGCGTTGGTCAAATGGGCCTTTGTGCTCGTGGCATTACTTTCCACAAAGGGCCAAGTCCTTATGTTGTGATGCCAGGAGATGCGGATAACTCTGTACTGCATTATCGAATTAACATCGATAATGGCAATATGATGCCTGAATTAGGTCGCCATGTGGTGCATAAAGAGGGTGTAGCACTGGTTGCTGATTGGATTAACTCTATTGACCCAACCGGTTGGGACTGCGTGGAATAA
- a CDS encoding SDR family NAD(P)-dependent oxidoreductase has translation MKVALVTGAYQGIGYATTELLLERGYAVVMADIQDCEAKAKAFQAQNMNAYAAYLNLSDTSSFDKLVEYIESEFGQLDALINNAAILKDFGIGPIEMEESMLRDVLEINQIGPFLLTQKLVPLLKKSAAPRVVNLSTQVAQLEQLSDMNSPLKEDICAAYQMSKVGVNANTVLFAKALESYGGKVNSCCPGWVETDMNLDELPDYGDSQDRPKTVREGADTPVWLATLDDSGPTAGFFTDRQRINW, from the coding sequence ATGAAAGTTGCATTAGTTACCGGTGCTTATCAAGGAATTGGCTACGCTACAACAGAATTACTGCTTGAAAGAGGCTACGCGGTTGTCATGGCCGATATTCAAGACTGTGAGGCAAAAGCTAAGGCATTCCAAGCACAAAATATGAACGCGTACGCCGCATATCTGAACCTTTCTGATACAAGCTCATTTGATAAGTTGGTTGAGTATATTGAGAGTGAATTTGGCCAACTGGATGCGTTGATTAATAACGCCGCCATTCTTAAGGATTTTGGTATCGGTCCCATTGAAATGGAAGAATCTATGCTGCGTGATGTGCTGGAAATTAACCAGATCGGTCCGTTTTTGTTGACACAAAAACTGGTACCACTGCTGAAGAAGTCAGCAGCGCCACGCGTTGTCAATCTGTCGACACAAGTCGCACAGCTAGAGCAGTTGAGTGATATGAACTCACCACTAAAAGAAGACATTTGTGCGGCTTACCAAATGAGCAAAGTGGGAGTTAATGCCAACACGGTGTTATTCGCGAAAGCGTTAGAGTCGTATGGTGGTAAGGTGAATAGCTGCTGCCCAGGCTGGGTTGAAACAGACATGAACCTTGATGAATTGCCGGACTATGGTGATTCACAAGATCGTCCCAAAACGGTTAGAGAAGGGGCTGATACACCGGTATGGTTGGCAACGCTTGATGACTCAGGACCAACAGCAGGCTTCTTTACTGATCGTCAACGTATTAACTGGTAG
- a CDS encoding DUF2999 family protein has translation MNPIIALLKENNIGDAQINEIFETLTQNPLAAMATISQLGLPQDKLQLLMGQVMQNPVLIKEAVEELGLDFAKVEAAKEQLNK, from the coding sequence ATGAACCCAATTATTGCCCTATTGAAAGAGAACAATATTGGTGACGCGCAAATCAACGAGATTTTCGAGACGCTTACACAAAACCCATTAGCGGCAATGGCAACCATCAGCCAACTTGGCCTGCCACAAGATAAACTGCAGTTGTTGATGGGCCAAGTCATGCAAAACCCTGTGCTGATCAAAGAAGCCGTTGAAGAGCTTGGCCTTGACTTTGCGAAAGTGGAAGCCGCTAAAGAGCAACTCAACAAATAG
- a CDS encoding YaeQ family protein has translation MALKPTIYKFRVALTDMNRDYYDSLNLTVALHPSENQQRMMARLMAFCLNASPDLQFTKGLSTIEEPDIWEKSLDDQTLVWIDIGEPDVDRVKKATRLSKKTKVYSFNTKSDVWWQQNQGKFGYLDASIYRFNNESIESLSELVTRTMDLSVMITGTSLFVDAEGGSVEVTVEELQDK, from the coding sequence ATGGCCTTAAAACCCACAATTTATAAGTTTCGTGTCGCACTGACAGACATGAATCGCGATTACTACGACTCTCTTAACCTCACCGTTGCGCTGCATCCTTCTGAAAACCAGCAACGAATGATGGCGAGGCTTATGGCGTTTTGCTTAAACGCGTCGCCGGACCTACAGTTCACTAAAGGTCTATCGACGATTGAAGAGCCGGATATTTGGGAAAAGTCACTCGATGATCAAACCTTAGTATGGATTGATATCGGCGAACCAGATGTGGATCGCGTAAAAAAGGCGACTCGCCTTTCCAAGAAAACCAAAGTATACAGCTTCAACACCAAAAGTGATGTCTGGTGGCAACAAAACCAAGGTAAGTTTGGGTATTTAGACGCAAGCATTTATCGCTTTAACAACGAGTCTATTGAATCATTGTCTGAACTCGTCACTCGTACTATGGATCTGTCTGTCATGATCACCGGAACTTCGCTCTTTGTTGATGCGGAAGGCGGCTCAGTCGAAGTTACTGTAGAGGAACTGCAAGACAAATGA
- the hmpA gene encoding NO-inducible flavohemoprotein has protein sequence MLSNQHIDIIKSTIPLLESAGPALTQHFYQRMFAHNPELKDIFNMTHQKSGRQSVALFEAVAAYAKNIENLAALSAAVERIAHKHTSFNIKAEHYQIVGHHLIETLRELAPEAFTQAVEEAWTEAYLFLAQIFIDREEELYQLREQALGGWRGTRRFVVKEKTSESELVTSFVLEPEDGGKVLDYQVGQYLGIQVSPTGSDNVEIRQYSLSQAPNGKNYRISVKKEQSNEHDDGLVSNFLHRELNVGASLEVMPPAGDFYYQQTDKPVVLISAGVGCTPMQAMLQKLGTQGLSQKVTYLHACENEQQHSFMDETATILAANGWQQHIWYREPTAQQEAGESHTGLMDLNTVKESLPVHFGEFYLCGPVAFMQAVVTQLEAMDVDRSRIHYEVFGPHATL, from the coding sequence ATGCTAAGTAATCAACATATCGATATTATCAAAAGTACTATTCCTCTTCTTGAGTCTGCAGGACCTGCGCTGACTCAGCATTTCTACCAAAGAATGTTTGCTCATAACCCTGAGTTGAAAGACATTTTTAATATGACGCACCAAAAATCAGGTCGTCAAAGTGTTGCCTTGTTTGAGGCCGTCGCAGCCTATGCTAAAAACATTGAAAACCTAGCGGCATTGTCCGCGGCGGTTGAGCGCATTGCTCATAAGCACACCAGCTTCAATATCAAGGCGGAGCATTACCAAATTGTCGGCCATCACCTGATTGAAACGTTACGTGAATTAGCTCCAGAAGCATTCACTCAGGCTGTAGAGGAAGCGTGGACCGAAGCCTATTTATTCTTAGCACAAATCTTCATTGATCGTGAAGAAGAGCTATACCAACTGCGTGAACAGGCGCTGGGTGGCTGGCGTGGTACACGTCGATTCGTCGTCAAAGAGAAAACGTCGGAGTCGGAACTGGTGACCAGCTTCGTTCTTGAGCCGGAGGATGGTGGTAAGGTACTTGATTATCAAGTTGGTCAGTATTTGGGTATTCAAGTCTCCCCAACTGGTAGCGACAACGTAGAGATCCGTCAATATTCGCTTTCACAAGCACCTAACGGTAAGAACTATCGTATCTCGGTGAAAAAAGAGCAATCGAACGAGCACGATGATGGCTTGGTTTCAAACTTCTTACATCGTGAGTTGAATGTGGGGGCGAGCTTGGAGGTGATGCCTCCAGCGGGTGACTTCTATTATCAACAAACGGATAAACCGGTAGTGCTTATTTCTGCGGGAGTAGGGTGTACTCCAATGCAAGCGATGCTGCAAAAACTCGGTACACAAGGCTTATCACAGAAGGTGACCTATCTGCATGCATGTGAAAATGAGCAACAACACTCTTTTATGGATGAAACCGCGACTATTTTGGCAGCTAACGGCTGGCAACAGCATATTTGGTATCGTGAACCAACAGCGCAGCAAGAAGCGGGAGAGAGTCACACTGGGCTGATGGATCTCAATACCGTCAAAGAGTCTTTGCCAGTGCATTTCGGTGAATTCTACCTCTGTGGGCCGGTTGCTTTTATGCAGGCTGTGGTGACTCAACTTGAGGCTATGGATGTGGATCGTTCGCGCATTCACTATGAAGTATTTGGCCCACACGCTACGCTATAA